Part of the Camarhynchus parvulus chromosome 11, STF_HiC, whole genome shotgun sequence genome, TGTTAACCTGATGGGGGAAGGCTGATCTGGCcctttgggatgggaaattaCTTTGAGCCATGGAATGTGGGAAATACAGTACAGAAATTATTGCACCCATACTTGAGGATTCAGCCTTTCTGAATGACTGCAGACATCTCCGGTGAGCATGATAACAAATCCAAGTTATCCAGAGCCTGCTTGTTTTTCCAGGACAGGATTGTGAgatgtttgctgctgctctcagtgctctgcctggctggctgTGAAGGCAACAAGAGTGAGTCTCCCCGTGCTCTGTTCCTGCTGGGTCATGGATGGGTAGTATGGCAAGGAAAGGTCAAACCTCCACCTGCTCCTTGTTCAAGTTCGTCATTCAGCACACTGCTGAAGGCTGCTAAAGAGGAACAATGGAATAGGGCTCAGAGAGGCAGGAACTGGGGTCCAGGAGCCAGCAAAATAGGCAGAAACTGCAGCCTGTCCCCCCCCAGCCATGAAGGGTGTGTAACCCATGGTGCTGCAATGTGCCACCCTGCTCattggtgacagtgacaggccTCTTAGCTCTGGTCCAGATTacagccaggctgaggaggTCTCACAGCCTCCCAGCAAGCTGAGGCAGCAGGTTCTTCCTCAGATGTGTCTGCTCTGGCTCCAGGCAAGGATCTCAGCCCTtgagagctgtgcagagcttcCTGCTGTGAGGTGAGTTCTCAAATCTCTCATCGGGGAGGAATTCTTGCTGCATTTCATCTTTCTTgcctttgctttgctgcaggTGACCTGGCCAGCACCCATGGCCCAAGGCCAGGTGTTGCCCTCCGTGTCAAGAGGAGCCCAGATGCCTGCGTGCCCAACCCGTGCCAGCaccaggggcagtgccaggtgccTGTGGACAGACCAGTTTGCAGCTGCAAGCCAGGCTTCACAGGGGAATTCTGCCAAGGtagggctgggaatgctggggagcCCTCCCCAGTCTGTCCATGGGCAccagaggggacagagatgggCACTGGTGTTACCACTGCTCTCCAcccctgcagcacatcccagctcctggatcAGGTGTATTCTGCACCACTAGAACCATATCCTGGCTATGTGCTGGTAAAAGACCCAGCTACAAgccattttcctcttccccaaAAGCCTGAATTCCTTGGCTGTGCCGTGGTGCAGCAGGGcatgctgcagggcacagctgcctcacagTTTCAGAGCAAGCACATCCACCCTGACACAGATACAGCTCCAGAAGCCTCTTCCAGACACTGGCCAAAAACTGTGTCTTCCTCCTCTGAAGGAgagggtccctgtccctctggtGCCCTAGACACACGGTGGCGGTTGTGTGGAGAGCCCTCCAAAGGGACCAGCCTGTCTCCTGCCCAGTGTCTCTGAAGAGCCCTAGCTCAGCGGGACTGTGCCACCCTCCAGCTGGCCTAGGGCTCCTTCAGGCCTGTCCCTTATTGCTATTGCAGATGGCTTTTTCCCCCAGATGTGGTGCTGAAGCTGGCCTGTGAGGAAGAGCACATGAAGATGATGGTGAGGAAGGAGGTGTTTGAGCTCTTGAAAATCCCACTGGAGCTTGTCCACTTGAAGAACCAGGCATGCAAGGTctcagagaaggaagaagagggtGAGCTGTTTTTTGCAGCCATTCTCACAGGTGAAAACCACACTGCCTGTGGATCAGTGATCCAGGTGAGGATCCATAGCTCCAaagccaggagaggagcagacGTGGTGAGGTGGGATGGCAAAGGGCAACCCCAAAGGCTTTTGCTTTTATATCTGGGTGCTGAAAAGTTCTCACTCCCCTTGAAAGTCTTCCCTGAGGATGTCAGAAAGCTCTTCTGTCTCCAGCAAACCGCTGCTGGCAGCACATTTTGTCTTATTTAGGAGAGCTTGGAAGTCTCATTGTGCACTGGTAACAGCCCTCAGCTTTCTGAAGACAtcctgtgagctctgcagccctgttCCCTTGGTCCCTGACTTGCTTCATGGAGCAGGAAGGGAGCAGACAAGGTGCTCGAGCTCTGCAttgcacagcagagccctgtgctcacctgtgcccaCTGTCCTgactgctgtgccagcagcaccccgaCACAGGCTGCAAGCCCAACAGATATCCAGGCCTGCAGCAGCTACAGCTGAGTTGTGCCTTCTGAActtgcagctctgtgtgtggctTTAGTCATGACCTTGATTTCTGTGTCGTTCCAGCAAAACAGCTCCCATGTCTCGTACTCCAACGCCATCGAGTCGGAGCAGGAGGCCCCCAGGGCCACGATCTCCCGCAGTTTTCAGCTGGAGGTGCACTTCTCCTGCATCTACGCCTACCAGCAGCTTGTGAGACTGCCCTTCACTCTCACTGCTGTTGACAAGTGAGTGTCCCTCTTCACCTGGCTGCTGGCATGGTGTCTTTGAGCTTGGAGAGAAGTAGATTCAGTGAGACAATTTGCAAAGGTGCTGGGGAGCCCTAGAGAGCTCTGAGAGCAATGGTGGCTTCACCTGTGCAATGTCCTTCCCACCTCCTTGTTCTGTTTGTGAGCTCTCATCCTGTGCTCTCCTCTCAGGCTGGTACAGCTTGTGGTCAGAGAAGGACACTTCAATGTCAGCATGAGACTGTACAAGTCCCCCTCCTACCTCGAGCCTTATCACCTGCCAGGTGTGGCTGTCCCCCTCACGGACACACTCTATGTGCTGCTGAAGATGGAAGGGCAGCACCAGCTCAAGTATTTCCTGCTGAGTGTTCTGGACTGCTGGGCCACGCCGAGCCCGGATCCGCACCAGGACACGCAGCACAAGCTCATTGAGCAGGGGTGAGGGCAGTGAACCCAGCACATCCGTCCCCTTGCACACAGTGTGTCAGGGACTAGACAGAAATAGGCCAGTGGGCTGCAcccattccctgtgggatgTGTCATCCCACAGGGATAACCCTGCTCCACCTCGTTTGCCACCCACTGATCCAGCCCccgtgtcccaggtgtccccatgaCGAGACGGTGACCTATCTGAGTGCCATTGGCGAGAGCACCACTGCCAAGTTCAGCTTCCAGATGTTTCAGTTTGTTGGTTACCCTGAGGTGTTCCTGCACTGCCGtgtgcagctctgtgttcctgacagcccagagccctgtgccaaGGTGAGCTCCcttgctgggctgtgggacgaggggctctgctctgcttttggggGCCTCACCCAAACACCTCCAGAATCAGAAGCCCTGAACACCAAAGGTGCAGGGGCCTGAACCCACCAGAGacctcctttccctcttccctgggaaaggaagggagatCTACAGGACAGCCCAGGTGCAGGgtgccctcccctgccctccatCACCCTTCCTTTGGCTTTGCTGACAGCAATGCCCCAGGCACTGGAGGAGCAGGCGGGCACTGGCAGATGACTACAACAGGATTGTCTCCTACGGGCCCATcctcctgctggctgctccttcctcgggagcagagatccaccaTTCCAGCAGCGACCAGCAGGACCCAGCGGGTATGTATGTCCTCCTGGGCACCGAGAGCAGTCCAGCAGATCCAAGCAGcagtccaggagcagggctgggggcaagCCCACCTACAGCACGGCTCAGAGCAGGCATGCATGCTGAGCTGTAGGCAGCAGGGGTGGGTGGAGGCCATTTGAGGTGTTGAGTGCTGTTAGTGCCCTCAGGATCCCAAAGTacccccagctcctgtggctccTGCCTGTCACAGGAGATGACCTCCCTGAACCTATCCCCAGTCAGGAGAtgcctcagcagggctcaggggacCCAGATACCCAACCAGTCTCTCTCCTCTTTGGCAGGACCCAGCCCGTGGCTCTCCAGGGCCCTCACCCTGCTGGGTGTGCTCGCCGTGCTCGCTGTGGCTGCTGCGGCCGTCAGCGTGGGGCGGAGGATGGGTTAGGAAACAGCTCTTTCCCAATAAACATCACAGGAGCAGAGAGGCTCTTGCTGTGTCTCTGTGGGTATTTTGGGGAAGGGGGTGATGGCTGGCTGCAAACACTGCTTGAAGGATGAGGTGCATCACAGTGTTTCTGTTCCCTGTAGCATCTCTTGGACCTTCTTCCCTTCGGGCCCATGGTCTGTAAACCCAGAGTATGTACCCAGGGATGGGAGAgccctccctcctgcttccctctcccccacaGAGTCACCCTGGTGTGTGGGGAGATGAAAATACCCCACTGTAGATACCAAAGCTGGTCCTTGCATAGTTCTGTGCCACACAAAGACAGTGTTAGCAGAGAAAGGGCTGCTTTGTGCATGCACATGTGTGTGGTGGGTGTGTGTGGgtgggtgtgggtgtgggtgtgtgcaCCCATCCATAGTGATTTCTCTCTTCATTCAGATGACATTTCTCTTCTCATTCATAGCAAATGGCCAGCAAGACTTTTCCCATTGATACCTCTCCAATATAAAGCAAATAACAAACAATAATGCAGGTATTAAAGACTAAATTCACAGTGCTCAGACAGCTGGCAGGGATTTAATACCAAAACACAGATCAGGAGACAGAAGTTGCCCTGCAAGGCAGCTGTATGTGCATTTTGGCTAGAGCACCATGTCCGTGAGGGAATTGCTGCTGGCCCCAGAGGCTGTTTGGCAGGAAGGACACACAGCAGATCTCTGCCAGAGAGCAAGGAGATGTTTTGCAAAGAAGCTCATggatttcctcttctttttgcTGATTCCCAGATACAAACCCCCCACATCTGGGCTGCAGCACGTCAACCCTCTCCCTCCAGTGGCAGGAAActcactgctgggctggttCAGCACCAAAAGCCACCTCAAGCAAAGAGGGTGATGGCTCCATCACAGCTGAAGGCAGGTGCTTTGTGGGCTCCCTCCTTGTCCCCTGGGGAATGAGATCAGGGCCACCTCGAGAccatggagctgcagcctggaggggCTTGGCAGAAGCATCATCTGTGGAGCTCcttgcccagggcagcccagcaggaatgAAAGGGACAGAGCAAAGAGCCCTGCTGAGGTGGACCATGCCCACTGAAGGGTAAACTGAGGCATTGTTAGCTGATCTCCCCTCTGTGAGGAAGCTGTATCTGCCAGCATCGCTCTCAGTGGATGCaggtgcaggcagggagagaggtccaggcaggagctgctccaggcaggagctaGTCCTGGgaggctgtggtggttttgtcATGTCTGATGATGTAGGAGAGGGAACCAGTGCTCTCCTTTGTCTTTGGGTAGTAGAGGACAACCAACCAGATGAATATGAagattcctgcagggaaaggaagacaaacactcagcagcagcaggagacaaTGGGAAGCATCTTGCTAGGATGCTAATGGCACTTCCAGGGGATTCCCTCAGCTCAACCCCTCCTTCACAAGAACCATTTGGCTGGGAGTGGCTAATGTCCCTAGTCCTCTGCTAAGGAATGCCCTTCttggagaaaaaacagagaGGATGTGATTGGGAGCAGCTCCGTGCTGGTGGTTGGGACCTGCCCTGACAAAAGGAAGGGTATGACAGTGCTGGGAAGACACTGGTGCCTTGGGATCCCTGGTCaacccacagccaggctggcttcTGCCTCCTCCACCTTCCCCACCCAAGCCAGGGAACCCCGCAGTGAGTGCTGACCTTGGAGAGAGTTGAGGACGGTGAAGAGGtagagcacagctgcagaggagatgCCATAGGTGAGGAATGCCAGGGCCCAAGTGGCTCCCAGCAGGCAGaagagccctgctgccaccagagccACCTTCCAGGGCTTactgtgtccctgcactgccccagtgccctgcaAGCTGCAGCTCTTGTGGGTCACCACCCCGAACACAGCCATGTTGAAGAGGAAGATGAGGCCAAAGTAGCCACAGTTGGTGATGTAGTGCACCAGAAGATGTTTGGAAGTGATCCAGCACCTGAAAAGAGACAACCCTGGTGCCTCCAGCAGCCTTGCAGGCCTCAGCAGCACCCATGGGAGCCTTccaggggggagcagggggacagTGGTGGGTAAACACTGCCCTCGTGTTGCTCAGCTGGCAGGGACCTGGGCAAGCTCCAGGTGGACCTTGGGCTGCAGGCATGACTGAGGAGGCTCAGCATgagagctgggggtggctgCTGTGTGGCAATCACAATTaaggaagcagaagcagaagcatGGCCCAAAGCAGATGGGTGCAATCCCTGACTGCTGCACTCCTGGCAGGACTGAGCTGCCCCTCCCTGTGCTaagggccccctgagcccaGTGGGCAGTGGCACACGCACAGGTGGGCTATGGCCTGGTGGTCCATGGTCTGGATGCTGTATTCTCCATAGCTGCCAAGAGCTCCTGCCACTCCCACCACGAGAGCAGGGAAGCCTGGAAGAAGGGAGACACAATCACAcaattgtttaggttggaaaagacctctaagatcatcgagtccagccaCATTCACCACTAAAGcagtccccaagtgccacatccacacatctttgaacacttccagggttggTAACTCCACCACTGCCCGGGACACCCTGTTCCAGTACCtaaccaccctttcagtgaagaaattttccccagtatccaacccaaacctcccactgcccctctCACCCCCCACCTCCCATCCAGGCTGCTCACCCCAGCCAAGCAGGCACAGCTTTGCCAGGTAGTGGTGGATGTAGGTGCCGAGCACCTTGACAAAGAGGAGGTAGAGCTGGCAGCCCTCCAGCGCCGTCCAGgtgaagcagcagagcaggcagtaGTGGGTGAGCCCCCCCAGGAGCCCGCAGGTGCTTGGGGGGACCCTGCCAGCAAGCCCACTGTTGAGCAGGAAGGCCAGGttgaggaggagcaggctgcccaCGAGGTTGAGGTGCAGCCCCAGGTTGGTGCGGACGGTCTCCTCCAGCCTGAACCTgcacctgtgtccccacagggagcagggaggggtcACAGGTGAGCAGGGcctgtgctgtggcacagcaggtcCAGGAGAGGCACTGGCACTGCCTCACGTCTCTCCCAGCCTGACAAGCCCCCATGGAGCTGCCGGCTCATCCCACCTGACGAAGATGCAGAAGGCCACGGTGAAGATGGAGAAAGCCATGGCTaccccacagccagcagtggCAACAGCCATCAGAGCTCTTGCTGTGGAGGCatccagagctgggctctgccaaaCATGCAGATGTTGGGTTAGAcaggccctgccccagcctAGAAACCTGACTGCAGGTGCCAGAGccatgggctgctgcagggaccccATACCAGCCCCAGCAGATTTCAGGGGAAGCAGGGCAGTGGTGGCTCAGAGGAGATGCTCTGTGGGTGAAGTGGACCACCGTGAGCACCCTCCTGGGGGTCTCCACCAGGATTGGGGCCTCAAGCTTTGTTCTGCCAGAGCCTGCACAAAGCTGGGGCTttttccagcctgccctgctcagctgagctgctgctgccctcctgagctggggctgggctcgggTTTGGGACCTTGCCTTGCCTGAGCACAGATATAATTGTCCCTGTGGGGCTACTCATGACACCCAAGGGGCCACAAAGgtgtgcaggcagcactgccgGGGCacaagcaggagctgcaggaagcgGGGTCATCACCAGGAGGAGGGTGAAGAAGGTGAGATGGTCACAGGAGCAgactgtccccttgtccccggGCTGTGTGACACATCCACTGCTGCGCCAGCCTCCTGCCCGCCCTGCAAGAGGAGCGGCTGTGAGCGCTGGGACAGCGGCCGTGCCCCGCCCCACACCGGCCCCGAGCAGCCGCACCTTTGCTGGCATCCCAGAACACGCATCGGGGGGTGACGCCCTGCAAGGGAGAGAGCAGcatcagcccctgccccagggagagcagcatcagcccctgccccagggagagcagcaccagcccctgtATGGGGAGAGCAGcatcagcccctgccccagggagagcagcaccagcccctgccccagggagagcagcaccagcccctgccccagggagagcagcaccagcccctgccccagggagagcagcaccagcccctgctccGGGCAGGGGCActggaagggaggggagggcagccctgcagggctggctcaccTGGGGCAGCTCCCCGTGGGGGAAGGCGAGCTGCacgggctcctgcagccccgaCATGCTGCTCTCCCCCACCGTGATGCCCACCACGGTGTTGTCCAGGACCTGCCCCGTCTGGTTGACCTCCTGTGGAGGGGAAACCCTGCAAGGGCTGAGCTGGTGGgcggcaggggctgggggcagcaggaaggatgctggcagtgccagcctgtaCCTTGAACATGCCAAGCTGCTGGATATTGAGGACTGTCACCACCACACGCACTGTTTGGCTGCTCAGGGACCGGAATATCTCCCTGGGGAGACGGATTTTACCTgccttccctttctctgtggTGTTCAGcctgctggggccctgcagcAGAGAACAGAGTGAGAGGTCGTTTGCTGCCAGGTGACATCTCTGTTCAGAACCCACCGATCTTGCTGCAGGCACAAAttcagccctgcccaggtgggttTGCTCAGCAACATCAGCAGGAGCCCTGAGGGCAGAAGGAAAGAACCTCATTCCCAGCATCCAGCATCTatgggggcagagctgggagtgagACCCAGCAGATTCTCCACCCACACATGGTCCCCTGGGACATCCAGAGCCTGGGACAGCCCTTGGTGGGCAGGAGGCACAAGGTCACACCTGTCTCTGCTCCTTTCCTACCTCACACTCCCCCTGACCCCCCTGGCTCCTTGGGGAGGGCTCTTTCCTCCCAAGCACCGTTTCACATGGCTCCTTGCCAAGGGATGTTGAAGTTGGTGTGGGCCCATGATGCAACCccacagggaggaggaagagcacagcagggcacaccacaccctggggcaggggctgaggggtgCTTGGAAAGTGTGGGACCTTCCAAGCAAGGGAGAGGGGGGGGCACACCTCACCTCAGTGGGGGAGAAGGTGATGAGGACATCGCGGGTGACAGCCCTGCTGACATTGAGGAGCAGAGCCTTGAGCCCAGCCAGCCAGCTGTGCCGCCCtgactgcagcagcctgtgggacaaggggggctgtgggacacaggaacatgggggctgagcccccacaccctgtcctggccagccctgcccctaCCTGAGCCAGTGCTCCCTCAGGCAGGCGCAGGCGCGGCTCTGGGAGCGCCACAGCTccgggcagtgctggggcaggggcagccctcgggtgctgctgcctgggctctgctgctccagcaccacaCTGCAGCACTCCCGGTGCTCATCACCCcgctgcagctctgggcagggcgCAGCAGTGACCGCTGGCACCGCAGCACGGCGTGGGCCCTGGGAGCAAGGGCGGGAATGGGAGGGGAACTCACCCGAACAGCTGTCCTGTCCTTCGGCAACATCTGGAACAGGGGGATATGGAGAAAGGGGCAGACCTCCCTCAAAATCTAGGGTCAGCCCTCCCTCTgtccagagggaaaggggaggagaaggcaggagagTCTGGCAGCTGCCAGGTTTTAAAGGAACAGTCCTGCAGTTAGATGGGCTTCAAAAACACCTGGACATCAATCAGAGCTGGTGAGGGCAAAACCACCGTGCCCAGCCTGCCACGGGGCTCACAAAGGAGACCCTGGACTGCTGATCCCGGGTTTTAAAAAAGCCCCCAGCAACaaagcccccagctctgctcacctctGCACATCCCAGTGGGGACGCTTCCCTCTGGCCTGTCCATGTTTCAGGATGAAATCCCCACTTGGTCTTTTGGTGAACACCTTCCCATGGGAAAACCTTCCCACAAAGCCCATGCACCACCCCCAGTGCTAAGGATGCCACtcaccaggcagcagcaggagcagcaggacagtgcCCAGGAACACGTTCACGCCACTTTGTGGGGTCTCCTGGCTGCCCCCGGCCATCCCACCACACTCTGCTCCCcttgtcccagcagctctgctcctccccaaGCTCCCCCAGGGCTTGTGGCCGCTTCTGAGGCAAGAGCTGTTCCTCATTTCCCTTCTGGGAGCCCCTCACGCCTTCCTGTGGGCTGGCAAGTGacctcctgtcccagctcacagCAACGGCAGCAACCGCCCGAGCCGCAGCTCCTGCCCggcacagctcagggctttttgctttccctttctccccacACTCCTGATGGCCCTAACCAGCCCAGCAAATGCTGGAGCATCCTCATCTGGCCATCACCACAAGCCTCCAGGATGAAGcatccccctcctgccccagctgggtgGAGGGGGATgatctgcaggcagctggaaggGAGGTGGTGGGATGGGAAATGTGGTGCTGTGTTTGCaagagacacagccaggagagccagaTCCTGCCTGGCCCCACAGGCACTGAGGGGTGATTCCCATCCTTTGATGTCTCCCTCCTTGGATCCCTGtcctcccttcctgctggggaGTGACAGTCCCTGGAGATTCCCAAGCCGTGGTACCTCCCTCCATAACCCCAGCCCCAaaggcagcaggcagccagtgctctgccaggagctccaTGATCAGTCCCACTATCCTCAGCAGGATCCTACAGAGtgaagtgctgggtcctgccccaGAAATGGGATAACCCAGATGAGAGATGGATCCCATCAGAGAGCCCACCAATGCACCAAGAGAGTCACACtcagagaaaaatcactttaatGGGCACAAATCTGGTGTGCAGGCATGCTCACTGAACTCCTACATCGCCCAAAAGTAgacattaaacaaaataaaaaaaatagattgtTTCAGCTGCCTGAGAGTGCGGCAGGGGCAGAATCATTCTGTCTTCTCTGGGGAAGGGCCCTCATGGTGACCATCAGCAAGGGCTGAAAATTGGCCCTTTCCCACCCATCACTCCTGGCCTAAGGATGTGGGAGGGGACATCCAAAGGCATTGGGgaccctgtccctgccccttccaCTTTTTACAGCCCCCACTGCCCAAGTaagcatccctccctccttccctcctgccccaaggGTGCCAAGCCAGTCAGGATGAGAAAACTGGGAAGGGGGCCAGCAGAGGGGAGGGTGGCTGGCCCCACTGTGGGTCCCTGGGCTCCCTGTGGCACTACAGGGCAGGTGCAGTAGCAAAGCAGATGGCGTGGTCCTTCCTGTGGCCGTCCTTGGCATGGGGAGCTCTGGCACGGCCAGCAcggggctcagctgctgctgggctgtagCTTGGCactgtcagagctgctctgggagtcAGGGCCCTTCCTCGCCTGCAGCACCATGGTCCAGTAccagaggaagatgaggaaacCTGGCAGAGGGGAGAGGAAGCATGGGTAAGCCCCCCACAGTCGAGAGTGAGTCACACCCAggctcccagagctcctcttGCACGCCGTCACCACCCCACCAACACCCCGTgaaaatcctgctgctcctcaggggaGCCCAGAGTCACAGGCTCACCTTGGAGGGAGTTGATGATGGTGAAGATGTAGAGGGAGACAAGGCAGAACACACCAGAGGTGAAGGAGAAGAAGATCAGCGCCCAGGGGATGCCCAGCAG contains:
- the LOC115908058 gene encoding ZP domain-containing protein-like, which translates into the protein MATPAPRLGDGPATPRGRHLHLLGMGLAAPRGQARGSSGTGPRLLETGPAAPRGRARGSSGRARGSSRRAPRLLGGGTCTFGAGPAAPRGRDLWLPGTGSAATGVPPDLLPQPRPGGSPGPLRCPSPGAWPGPAAGTVPRARWEKGTPRSKAGDSGRPCPPPRLSCRPPGPAPKLTSSALLKLKTPPVWVCFIILLSPCYSYDLLEQIVRCLLLLSVLCLAGCEGNKSDLASTHGPRPGVALRVKRSPDACVPNPCQHQGQCQVPVDRPVCSCKPGFTGEFCQDVVLKLACEEEHMKMMVRKEVFELLKIPLELVHLKNQACKVSEKEEEGELFFAAILTGENHTACGSVIQQNSSHVSYSNAIESEQEAPRATISRSFQLEVHFSCIYAYQQLVRLPFTLTAVDKLVQLVVREGHFNVSMRLYKSPSYLEPYHLPGVAVPLTDTLYVLLKMEGQHQLKYFLLSVLDCWATPSPDPHQDTQHKLIEQGCPHDETVTYLSAIGESTTAKFSFQMFQFVGYPEVFLHCRVQLCVPDSPEPCAKQCPRHWRSRRALADDYNRIVSYGPILLLAAPSSGAEIHHSSSDQQDPAGPSPWLSRALTLLGVLAVLAVAAAAVSVGRRMG
- the ADGRG3 gene encoding adhesion G protein-coupled receptor G3, with product MRNSSCLRSGHKPWGSLGRSRAAGTRGAECGGMAGGSQETPQSGVNVFLGTVLLLLLLPDVAEGQDSCSELQRGDEHRECCSVVLEQQSPGSSTRGLPLPQHCPELWRSQSRACACLREHWLRLLQSGRHSWLAGLKALLLNVSRAVTRDVLITFSPTEGPSRLNTTEKGKAGKIRLPREIFRSLSSQTVRVVVTVLNIQQLGMFKEVNQTGQVLDNTVVGITVGESSMSGLQEPVQLAFPHGELPQGVTPRCVFWDASKGRAGGWRSSGCVTQPGDKGTVCSCDHLTFFTLLLSPALDASTARALMAVATAGCGVAMAFSIFTVAFCIFVRCRFRLEETVRTNLGLHLNLVGSLLLLNLAFLLNSGLAGRVPPSTCGLLGGLTHYCLLCCFTWTALEGCQLYLLFVKVLGTYIHHYLAKLCLLGWGFPALVVGVAGALGSYGEYSIQTMDHQAIAHLCWITSKHLLVHYITNCGYFGLIFLFNMAVFGVVTHKSCSLQGTGAVQGHSKPWKVALVAAGLFCLLGATWALAFLTYGISSAAVLYLFTVLNSLQGIFIFIWLVVLYYPKTKESTGSLSYIIRHDKTTTASQD